The DNA segment TTATTCTAGAGCCAAGTCAGGATTGGGAGATGCGTACCGGAAGGGTAAATGAAGGACCCTGGATGATGAAACATAATGGTTTGTACTATCTCCTGTATTCGGGAAGCGCGGCCGATTCAGCGGATTATGCAATTGGTTATGCTACGGCTACAAGTCCAATGGGTCCATTTACCAAATACCCAGGCAATCCGATAATACATGGCGGCGGAGGAGTACATGGTCCCGGCCATGGAGCTGTAACGAGGGATGCTGCGGGCAACATGTGGCATATTTACCATCAGAAGGTGAACCCCGAACTGAGTTATGAACGTTTTGTTTGCATTGACCCCATGTGGTTTGACAGGAACGGTGTTTTGCACAGCAGGGCTACCCGCGGAATTGAATTACCTGCACCGGCGAACGAAGTTGATCCGAAAATCAGTGCCTACTGGCGGTTTGAGGGTGGTCCCGCTGGAGCTCAGGTGCCAAACCCCAATCCGGGTGGGATTTTTCATTTGTCAGTTACAGACAGTTCGGGGAATGGAAATGAATTGTCTGTATGGGATCAGGGCAATGGAGGTTATGTGTTCCGTCCGCAAGTACCATCTTCTCTGGTTACACAGACCGAGGCTGCAAACCATTTCAGCGTAAAAAACTCTGGCAGCTTCCCAGGTATGTGGACAAGTCCTTATGATCTGGTTAGTCGTATTTCTCCGGCTGCGTTCACTGTAGAAGCAACATTTAAACTTGAAAATGGAGGCTTCAGAACATTGATTGGCAGAGACAGTTGGGGATCCAATACCGCTGGAGATAATCCTAATGCCGATTTCGCTGCCTTGTACTTGCAGGCTGATCCGGACAACCGCCTTGCGATAAAGTTCTGCGATGTCGCGGGTTACTGGCACGATGCAACTTCTGAGGTAAATGTTTTTGAATCATTCGATTTCGGTGCTGACCCCGATGGAAACGGGGTGCCCTGGTATAGTGTTGCGGCCGTAAGTGATGGTTCGACTCTGTCGCTGTACTTGCTCGATCATAATCACAGTGAGTCTGGATATCAGTTGATCGCCCAGACGGATATGACAGCAGTCAATCCCAGCCCGAATACCGCATTGACTGCAGGTGGAGGCGATGGGCCTGATTGGAATGCCGGAAGCTGGACAGTTGGGCGTGGACTCTATGCTGGAGGTCATGGTGACCGTGCATGGGGATATCTGGACGAGGTCAGGATCAGTCGTGTGGCTTTGAACGAAACTGAATTTCTTTTCAGCGATCCGAATATCGACACAGTAGCTTACTGGCGGTTCGAAGAGGGCACTATCGGCACACGCGTCCCACACGGTGGTCTGCCTAATGGCGAATATTATCCGAGCGTTTTGGATATGTCCGGAAACGGCAACCATCTATCTGTATGGTCCGAAACACTGGGAGCTTATTTATATCGAAACGATGTGCCGCTTGAGACTGTTCCACAAACACAAGCCAGCAATCAGGTAAGTGTGATGAATGTTGACGGTTTACCCGGCATGTTCACGTCTTCAGATGACGCTCAGCCCACAGGTGTTGCCATTGATGACTGGCAGCCGCTGGACTTTACCATCGAAGCGTCCTTCAAGCCTCAGGATGGTGGTCATCGCACTATCGTAGGCCGCGATGGCCTCGGTGTCACCTATGCTGATTATAAGCTCGCTTCATTGTACTTGCAGCTCCAGCCGGATGATAGTGTCGCGATTAAGTTTGCCGACGTCTCGGGTTTCTGGCATGAAGCTGTTTCTGAGCCTGGGGTAATCGAATATGACAATGGCGGACATTGGTATCATGCAGCAGCCGTTTGTGACGGAAAAGAACTCCGTCTTTATCTCAATAATACTGATGCCAAAGCTGGTTATCAACTGGTTGCCCAAACGGATATAGCAGCCTCGGGCAGTCCCGATCTAAGACTGAGTTCAGATTGGACAGTATTTATCGGCAGTGACTGGCATGGCGGCGGATGGACGGTAGGACGCGGGCTGTTTGACGGTGGACACGAGGACCGTTTCTTCGGTCACATCGATGAAGTTAGAATCAGTGCAAATGCCTTGGAACCCGAAGAGTTCCTTTTCTATTCTGGCATTGATGTTAGCCCTGAGAATATTCTGGTTTACGAAGATGGAACCACTTCTAGCGATATGTATTTCGCCCTGACGAGTAAGCCAAGCAACGATGTGGTTGTCACGGTCAGCGAGCAGAATGGACGCGGCCAGCTCACACTCTCTCCATCGTACATGACTTTCAAGCCAAGTAACTGGAGTACTCCGCAGTCGATCCGGATTGCCGCAGTTGACGATCTTGACCTGGAGAATGCCATGCATACCGTGCCCCTGGCAATTACATTTTTCAGCTCTGATCCGCAGTATGATGAACTTATCATCGATCCGGTAATGGTTACAGTAGCTGATAACGAGTGCGGTGCATGGGGTTATGCCTCTGGTGATTTCAACAGAGACTGCGTGGTGGATATCAACGATTTGGCTGAAATGGCTCAATACTGGCTTACATGTTCCGAACAGGGACAAAGCGGATGCAGCGATTTCAGCAGTAACTAAACTTTCACCGCAAGATTTGATCAAGGGATGATAAAATGAAGCGAAATATCTATATACTGATCGTGCCGATAGTTCTGCTCTTTTGCATGGCTGATATTTCTCTCGGCTGGAGTTTGCAGGAAGGTAGGTTGATGACACGTTGGGCGTATGAAGTCGATCCGCAGAACACTTTGCCCGAGTATCCGCGCCCACAGATGGTACGCAACGATTGGATGAACCTCAACGGCGTATGGGAAATGCAGTTCGGCGATGAGGGCGATCCTGTTCCGGCTGGAC comes from the Anaerohalosphaera lusitana genome and includes:
- a CDS encoding family 43 glycosylhydrolase, whose amino-acid sequence is MSTNKFVLFYIGSIFVVLFFCGGLVHAEPTYTNPVIPAVGPADPTIILHDGIYYMYPTGDNVRFNAYTSYDLVHWNFAGEVFQPPYGVAWAPDVFYHQADGKFYMWYTSDWHIGLAIADNPLGPFIDQGIRLTGYIDAHVFQDDDGRCYLYYTDLGHIYVHPMDGPAFLTGTPRVILEPSQDWEMRTGRVNEGPWMMKHNGLYYLLYSGSAADSADYAIGYATATSPMGPFTKYPGNPIIHGGGGVHGPGHGAVTRDAAGNMWHIYHQKVNPELSYERFVCIDPMWFDRNGVLHSRATRGIELPAPANEVDPKISAYWRFEGGPAGAQVPNPNPGGIFHLSVTDSSGNGNELSVWDQGNGGYVFRPQVPSSLVTQTEAANHFSVKNSGSFPGMWTSPYDLVSRISPAAFTVEATFKLENGGFRTLIGRDSWGSNTAGDNPNADFAALYLQADPDNRLAIKFCDVAGYWHDATSEVNVFESFDFGADPDGNGVPWYSVAAVSDGSTLSLYLLDHNHSESGYQLIAQTDMTAVNPSPNTALTAGGGDGPDWNAGSWTVGRGLYAGGHGDRAWGYLDEVRISRVALNETEFLFSDPNIDTVAYWRFEEGTIGTRVPHGGLPNGEYYPSVLDMSGNGNHLSVWSETLGAYLYRNDVPLETVPQTQASNQVSVMNVDGLPGMFTSSDDAQPTGVAIDDWQPLDFTIEASFKPQDGGHRTIVGRDGLGVTYADYKLASLYLQLQPDDSVAIKFADVSGFWHEAVSEPGVIEYDNGGHWYHAAAVCDGKELRLYLNNTDAKAGYQLVAQTDIAASGSPDLRLSSDWTVFIGSDWHGGGWTVGRGLFDGGHEDRFFGHIDEVRISANALEPEEFLFYSGIDVSPENILVYEDGTTSSDMYFALTSKPSNDVVVTVSEQNGRGQLTLSPSYMTFKPSNWSTPQSIRIAAVDDLDLENAMHTVPLAITFFSSDPQYDELIIDPVMVTVADNECGAWGYASGDFNRDCVVDINDLAEMAQYWLTCSEQGQSGCSDFSSN